A DNA window from Falco peregrinus isolate bFalPer1 chromosome 8, bFalPer1.pri, whole genome shotgun sequence contains the following coding sequences:
- the CD28 gene encoding T-cell-specific surface glycoprotein CD28 has protein sequence MLLGILVVLCFIPTADVTENKILVAQHPFLTVANKTATLVCNYTYNGTGKEFRASLHKGTNSAVEVCFISWNTTKISSNSNKEFNCEGIHDKDKVIFNLWNMNANQTDIYFCKIEAMYPPPYVYNEKSNGTVIHVKETPIQTQEPQSEMSLWIMVAVAGVLTFYSMLITTVFINHWQKSKKNMYHQSDYMNMTPRHPPYQKNKGYPPYAPTRDYTAYRSWQP, from the exons ATGCTGCTGGGGATCCTCGTGGTGCTCTGCTTCATCCCCACTGCTGATGTAACAG aaaacaagattttagTGGCTCAGCATCCTTTCCTCACCGTAGCTAACAAAACTGCAACTCTAGTCTGCAACTACACATACAATGGAACAGGGAAGGAATTTCGAGCTTCACTGCACAAAGGAACAAACAGTGCAGTTGaagtttgctttatttcatgGAACACAACCAAAATTAGCAGTAATTCAAATAAAGAATTCAACTGCGAGGGGATTCATGATAAAGACAAAGTAATCTTCAATCTCTGGAATATGAATGCCAACCAGACTGACATCTACTTCTGCAAAATAGAGGCCATGTATCCACCCCCATATGTCTACAATGAGAAGAGCAATGGAACCGTCATTCACGTGAAAG aaacACCCATCCAAACACAAGAGCCTCAGTCTGAAATGTCATTGTGGATTATGGTGGCAGTGGCTGGAGTTCTTACTTTCTACAGTATGCTAATAACCACAGTTTTTATTAACCACTGG CAAAAATCCAAAAAGAATATGTACCATCAGAGTGACTACATGAACATGACTCCCCGGCATCCACCATACCAGAAGAACAAGGGTTACCCACCCTATGCACCAACACGAGACTACACTGCATATCGGTCCTGGCAGCCGTGA